From the Candidatus Nealsonbacteria bacterium genome, one window contains:
- the murJ gene encoding murein biosynthesis integral membrane protein MurJ translates to MLNRFFNSQTKTITFAAFLLAASALVSRLLGLVRDRLLAGHFGAGQELDAYFLAFRIPDFVYGILIMGGVSVIFLPVFAEYFKKSEKEGWRLANVVLNCFLVLLIILCGILAILTPWLIKLIAPGFDPVQRDLAISLTRIMFLSPIFFGLSSIFSGILHYFNRFLAYSVAPILYNLGIIFGIIFFVPIFGVIGLVYGVILGAFSHWVIQIPAAKSSGFHYIPIFNFKYPGLLKIFKLMTWRVIGASVPQINLIVITAIASTLTIGSIAVFNFANNLSHFPIGIIGASFAMAAFPALSRAWVNGAKEEFLENFSSTFRQILFLVIPVSVLIFLFRVEIVQLILGTGRFGWHEIQLTAASLGLFSLGIFALTLTPFLLRLFFSLQDVKTPTIVGLIYMALTIVTSFLFVWLLGFSNFFQEFMARVLNLTNLENIQVIGLPLAVSLSAILYFSLLLFFLQKKMGDIGLGEIWRSLRKIIFASLLMALVVYFLFPQAILAAIFGTLIYLLAAFFLKSPEAETIKTSILKRFTKT, encoded by the coding sequence AGCTCTGGTCAGCCGGCTGCTTGGTTTGGTTCGAGATCGGCTTTTAGCCGGCCATTTCGGGGCCGGCCAGGAACTTGATGCTTATTTTCTTGCTTTTAGGATTCCTGATTTTGTCTATGGGATTTTAATTATGGGAGGGGTTTCAGTTATTTTTTTGCCGGTTTTTGCTGAATACTTTAAGAAAAGCGAAAAAGAGGGCTGGCGCTTAGCCAATGTGGTCTTAAATTGCTTTTTAGTTTTACTGATTATTCTTTGCGGAATTTTAGCCATTCTAACTCCCTGGCTTATTAAATTGATTGCCCCGGGGTTCGACCCGGTCCAGAGAGATTTAGCCATTTCTTTAACCAGAATAATGTTTTTGAGCCCGATTTTTTTTGGCCTGTCTTCCATTTTTTCTGGCATTTTGCATTATTTTAATCGTTTCTTGGCTTATTCTGTCGCTCCGATTTTGTATAACCTTGGCATAATTTTCGGCATTATTTTTTTTGTTCCCATTTTTGGCGTTATAGGTTTAGTTTATGGTGTAATCTTGGGCGCTTTTTCTCATTGGGTAATTCAAATTCCAGCAGCCAAATCCTCTGGTTTCCACTATATTCCCATTTTTAATTTTAAATATCCCGGCTTGCTGAAGATTTTTAAGCTTATGACCTGGCGGGTAATCGGCGCCTCTGTTCCTCAGATTAATTTAATAGTTATTACTGCCATTGCTTCTACCCTAACAATAGGAAGCATCGCTGTTTTTAATTTCGCCAATAATCTTTCCCATTTTCCCATAGGCATTATCGGCGCTTCTTTTGCCATGGCCGCTTTTCCGGCTCTCTCTCGGGCTTGGGTTAACGGCGCCAAAGAAGAATTCTTGGAAAATTTCTCTTCCACTTTTAGGCAGATTCTTTTTTTGGTAATTCCTGTTTCGGTATTGATATTTTTATTTAGAGTGGAAATTGTTCAGCTGATTTTGGGGACAGGTCGATTTGGCTGGCATGAAATCCAGTTAACCGCCGCTTCCCTGGGCCTGTTTTCTTTAGGAATTTTCGCCCTTACCCTGACTCCTTTTTTGCTGAGATTATTTTTTTCTCTCCAGGATGTTAAGACGCCAACCATTGTTGGTTTAATTTATATGGCTTTGACTATTGTTACTTCTTTTTTATTTGTCTGGTTGCTGGGATTTTCTAATTTTTTTCAAGAATTTATGGCCAGGGTTCTGAATTTGACTAACCTTGAAAACATCCAGGTTATTGGCTTGCCTCTGGCGGTTTCTCTATCGGCTATACTTTATTTTTCTTTACTTTTATTTTTTTTGCAAAAGAAAATGGGCGATATCGGGCTGGGAGAAATCTGGCGCTCTTTAAGAAAAATAATCTTTGCCAGTCTTTTGATGGCCCTGGTCGTTTATTTCCTTTTCCCCCAGGCAATTTTGGCTGCTATTTTCGGCACTTTAATTTATCTTCTGGCCGCTTTTTTCTTAAAATCCCCGGAAGCCGAAACTATTAAAACCTCAATTTTAAAGCGATTTACTAAAACCTAA
- the lepA gene encoding translation elongation factor 4, with translation MEIINQNQIRNFVICAHIDHGKSTLADRFLELTKTIAKEKMRPQYLDAMDLEQERGITIKMHPVRMSYTLDAIRYTLNLIDTPGHVDFSYEVSRALAGVEGAILLVDAIKGIQAQTLANLELARKENLIIIPVINKIDLIEAKVQETKQELAKLLNISPDEIFEISAKFGTNVENLLKAIIEKFTPPKGEPEKPFRALIFDSKYDSFKGVIAYVKVVDGKIGLDEKIHLIQSKAEGKIKEIGYFTPELSPQKELKAGEIGYIATGIKEPRKVRVGETITKRTGVIKAEPLPGYQEPKPMVFASIYPENPNDFELLKEAISKLKLNDASLVFEPEIKEFLGRGFRCGFLGSLHAEIFSERIGREFGLNLVISFPSVAYKIINKKNEEFLIKTASDWPSESEIKEIQQPWVKLEIITPVIYLGEVLSQERRLLIYEAPLKEIIVGFYDKLKNQTKGFASLNYEFLEYRRGNLVKLEILIAGKKEEPFSKIIFKEDGYFEGKKLVEKLKEILPGQLFSVPIQALISGRIIARETIRAKGKDVIAPLYGGDYTRKKKLLEKQKKGKKELKEKGRIEIPSKVFLEIFKQD, from the coding sequence ATGGAAATTATAAATCAAAATCAAATACGTAATTTTGTGATTTGCGCTCATATTGACCATGGAAAATCCACTTTGGCCGATAGGTTTTTGGAATTGACGAAGACCATAGCCAAAGAGAAAATGCGGCCTCAGTATCTGGATGCCATGGATTTGGAACAGGAAAGAGGCATTACCATTAAAATGCACCCCGTGCGAATGTCCTATACCCTAGATGCTATACGCTATACGCTAAATCTTATTGACACTCCCGGCCATGTTGATTTTTCTTATGAGGTCTCAAGGGCTTTGGCGGGCGTAGAGGGAGCAATTTTGTTGGTTGACGCCATAAAAGGAATTCAGGCCCAGACCCTGGCTAATTTGGAGTTGGCCAGGAAAGAAAATTTAATTATTATTCCGGTAATCAATAAAATTGATTTGATTGAGGCAAAAGTCCAAGAGACCAAACAAGAACTAGCCAAATTATTAAACATTTCTCCAGATGAAATTTTTGAAATTTCAGCCAAATTCGGCACCAATGTTGAAAATTTATTAAAAGCAATAATTGAAAAATTTACTCCGCCAAAAGGGGAGCCGGAAAAACCGTTCCGGGCTTTGATTTTTGATTCAAAATACGATTCATTCAAGGGTGTGATTGCTTACGTCAAAGTGGTTGATGGCAAAATCGGTCTTGATGAAAAAATCCATTTAATTCAAAGCAAGGCAGAGGGAAAAATAAAAGAAATCGGTTATTTTACTCCCGAATTGTCTCCTCAAAAAGAATTAAAAGCTGGAGAAATTGGTTATATTGCCACTGGAATAAAGGAGCCGAGAAAAGTAAGGGTTGGAGAGACCATAACGAAAAGAACAGGTGTTATTAAGGCAGAACCGTTGCCGGGCTACCAAGAGCCAAAACCAATGGTTTTCGCTTCAATTTATCCTGAAAACCCGAATGATTTTGAATTATTAAAAGAAGCCATTTCCAAATTGAAATTAAACGATGCTTCTTTGGTTTTTGAACCGGAAATTAAAGAATTTTTAGGCCGGGGTTTTCGCTGCGGCTTTTTGGGTTCTTTGCATGCCGAAATTTTTTCCGAAAGGATTGGCCGGGAATTCGGTTTGAATTTGGTTATTTCCTTTCCCTCGGTTGCCTATAAAATTATCAATAAAAAAAATGAGGAGTTTTTAATAAAAACAGCTTCCGATTGGCCATCGGAATCGGAAATTAAAGAAATTCAACAACCGTGGGTAAAATTAGAAATAATCACTCCGGTTATTTATTTGGGAGAGGTTTTGAGCCAAGAGAGACGATTGTTGATTTATGAAGCTCCCCTTAAAGAAATAATCGTTGGTTTTTACGATAAATTAAAAAACCAAACCAAGGGCTTCGCCTCTTTAAATTATGAATTTTTAGAATACCGAAGAGGCAATTTAGTTAAATTAGAAATTTTAATTGCCGGAAAAAAAGAAGAGCCGTTTTCCAAAATTATCTTTAAAGAAGACGGCTATTTTGAGGGGAAAAAATTAGTTGAAAAATTGAAAGAGATTTTACCCGGCCAGCTTTTTTCGGTTCCCATTCAAGCGTTAATTTCCGGCCGGATTATTGCCAGAGAAACAATAAGGGCCAAAGGAAAGGATGTTATCGCTCCCCTTTATGGCGGAGATTATACCAGAAAGAAAAAGTTATTGGAAAAACAAAAAAAGGGAAAAAAAGAATTAAAAGAAAAAGGCCGGATTGAAATTCCTTCCAAAGTATTTTTAGAGATATTCAAACAGGATTGA